A stretch of the Aegilops tauschii subsp. strangulata cultivar AL8/78 chromosome 4, Aet v6.0, whole genome shotgun sequence genome encodes the following:
- the LOC141021477 gene encoding secreted RxLR effector protein 161-like: protein MQDVKPMKTPMPTNGQLNLDPNGKDVDQKVYRSMIGSLLYLCASRPDIMLSVCMCARFQSAPKESHFSAVKRILRYLVHTPNLGLWYPKGATFKLLGYSDSDWAGDKVDRKSTSGSCQFLGRSLVSWSSKKQNCVSLSTAEAEYIAAGSCCAQLLWMRQTLMDYGVKCDKVPLFCDNESAIKIADNPVQHSRTKHIEIRHHFIRDHVAKGDIDLFHVNTEKQLADIFTKPLDEARFRELRHELNIVDISNLD, encoded by the coding sequence atgcaagatgtcaagcccatgaagacgcccatgcccacaaatggccaacttaatcttgatcccaatggtaaagatgtggatcaaaaggtatatcgctctatgatcggttctttgctttacctttgtgcatctaggccggatattatgttgagtgtgtgtatgtgtgcaaGATTTCAATCCGCTCCCAAGGAGAGCCATTTTTCGGCAGTGAAAAGAATCCTTCGATATTTGGTTCATACCCCAAACTTGGGCCTTTGGTATCCCAAAGGAGCAACTTTCAAGTTATTGGGATATTCGGATTCGGATTGGGCCGGAGACAAGGTAGACCGCAAGTCCACTTCCGGGTCATGTCAATTCCTAGGGAGGtcattggtaagttggtcttcaaagaagcagaattgtgtgtccctttcaaccgccgaggccgagtacattgccgcaggaagttgttgtgcacaattattatggatgaggcaaactttgatggattatggtgtcaaatgtgacaaagtgcctctattttgtgacaatgaaagtgcaatCAAGATCGCCGACAATCCAGTGCAACATAGCCGAACCAAACATATTGagattcgtcatcacttcattcgagatcatgtggcCAAGGGAGACATTGATTTATTCCATGTCAACACCGAGAAGCAACTTGCCGACATTTTCACCAAGCCACTTGATGAAGCAAGAttccgcgagttaaggcatgagctgaATATCGTGGATATAAGTAACTTGGATTGA